The genomic interval TGAGCGGACGATGACTCAGGAGGTTGATGCATGCTGCTTCAGTGTGTGGTGTTTCTCTCCTCATGCAGGGAGTTCATTACTTTGTGAGAGTGAGTGCCTTCAATGTGAAAGGATGGGGCCCGCCTCAGTGCTCCACGCCGCTCAGTGCTGCCCCCTCCAGTGAGTATCCTGAACTGCAGATGTTAATGAatgtgtgttcctctctctatctctctctctctgtctcgctctctctctctgtctcgctctttctcgctctttctctctctccctctctctctctgtctctctctctctctctctctctgtctctctctctctgtctctctctctctctctctctctgtctctctctctctgtctctcctctctctgtctctctctctctctctctctctgtctctctgtctctctgtctctgtctctctccctctgtctctctgtctctctctctctgtctatctctctctctctctctgtctctctctctctctgtctctcctctctctgtctctctctctcgctctctctctctctctgtctctctgtctctctctctctgtctctctgtctctctgtctctctctctgtctctctctctctctctctctttgtctctctctctctctctctctctctctctctctccctctctctctctctattaatGGCAATGAACTGAGTAGTGATTAGATTGATCCTCAGCGCTCTCGCCTCCTAATCACCATGATGACGAGGACTCTCAGGACTCTGCTGTTAATGAGTTCTTGATGTCTTGGATGATTGTCCATAATTACTTAAATCATGAAAGTGATGATgcgtgcctctctctctctctctctctctctctttttaacgCAGGTTGGAGAGAGTGCGTCGGTGTGAAGTCACAGCTCAGGAATCACGAAGGCCTCGTGAGAAAACTGCTCGAGGACGCCAGAGAACAGAACTACCGAGGATTCTGCATCGGTGATTTGTTCTAACTCTGAcctctaacctctaacctctaACTCTGAcctctaacctctaacctctaactctaacctctaacctctaactctaacctctaacctctaacctctgatctctaactctaacctctaacctctgatctctaactctaacctctaacctctgatctctaactctaacctctaacctctaacctctgacctctaactctaacctctgatctctaactctaacctctgatctctaactctaacctctgatctctaactctaacctctgatctctaactctaacctctaacctctgatctctaactctaacctctaacctctgatctctaactctaacctctaacctctgatctctaactctaacctctaacctctgatctctaactctgacctctgacctctgatctctaactctgacctctgacctctaacctctgacctctaactctaacctctgatctctaacctctacctctaacctctgacctctaactctaacctctgatctctaactctaacctctgatctctaactctaacctctgatctctaactctaacctctaacctctgatctctaactctaacctctgatctctaactctaacctctaacctctgatctctaactctaacctctaacctctgatctctaactctgatctctaactctaacctctgatctctaactctaacctctgatctctaactctaacctctgatctctaactctaacctctaatctctgatctctaactctaacctctaacctctgatctctaactctaacctctaacctctgatctctaactctaacctctaacctctgatctctaactctaacctctaacctctgatctctaacctctaacctctgatctctaactctaacctctgatctctaactctaacctctaacctctgatctctaactctaacctctgatctctaactctaacctctaacctctgatctctaactctaacctctgatctctaactctaacctctgatctctaactctaacctctaacctctgatctctaactctaacctctgatctctaactctaacctctaacctctgatctctaactctaacctctaacctctgatctctaactctaacctctgatctctaactctaacctctaacctctgatctctaactctaacctctgatctctaactctaacctctaacctctgatctctaactctaacctctgatctctaactctaacctctaacctctgatctctaactctaacctctaacctctgatctctaactctaacctctgatctctaactctaacctctaacctctgatttctaactctaacctctgatctctaactctaacctctgatctctaactctaacctctgatctctaactctaacctctgatctctaactctaacctctaacctctgatctctaactctaacctctgatctctaactctaacctctgatctctaactctaacctctaacctctaacctctgatctctaactctaacctctaacctctgatctctaactctaacctctaacctctgatctctaactctaacctctgatctctaactctaacctctaacctctgatttctaactctaacctctgatctctaactctaacctctgatctctaactctaacctctgatctctaactctaacctctaacctctgatctctaactctaacctctgatctctaactctaacctctaacctctgatctctaactctaacctctgatctctaactctaacctctgatctctaactctaacctctaacctctgatctctaactctaaactctaacctctaacctctgatctctaactctaacctctaacctctgatctctaactctaacctctgacctctaactctaacctctaacctctgatctctaactctaacctctgatctctaactctaacctctgatctctaactctaacctctgatctctaactctaacctctgatctctaactctaacctctaacctctgatctctaactctaacctctgatctctaactctaacctctaacctctgatctctaactctaacctctaacctctgatctctaactctaacctctgatctctaactctaacctctgatctctaactctaacctctaacctctgatctctaactctaacctctgatctctaactctaacctctgatctctaactctaacctctaacctctgatctctaactctaacctctaacctctgacctctaactctgacctctgacctctaactctaacctctaacctctaacctctgacctctgatctctaacctctgacctctaacctctgacctctaactctaacctctgacctctaacctctgacctctaactctaacatctgacctctaactctaacctctgatctctaacctctgacctctaactctaacctctgatctctaacctctacctctaacctctgacctctaacctctgacctctgacctctaactctaacctctgacctctaacctctgacctctaactctaacatctgacctctaactctaacctctgatctctaacctctaactctaacctctgacctctaactctaacctctgatctctaacctctgatctctaactctaacctctgatctctaactctaacctctaacctctgacctctaactctgacctctgacctctaactctaacctctaacctctgacctctaaccctaacctctgacctctaacctctgacctctgacctctaacTCTGACCTCTAACTCTAATCTCTGACCTCTAACTCTGACCTCTAAAtctaacctctgacctctaacctctgacctctaactctgacctctaacctctgacctctacctctaacctctgacctctaactctgacctctaactctaacctctaacctctgacctctacctctaacctctaacctctaactctaacctctgacctctaacATGTAGAGGATTGTTTGAACAGGTGAAGTGATTCTCATCCTCTCCGCTCCACAGAGACGTCGAAGCCCCAGAGTCCCAGTAAGCGTCTGTCTGTGTCGCGAGGCATCAAACAGCTGTTCCAGTCCGCCACCAAGTTTGTTCGTCTCCTGCAGAGGTAGAGATCTGTCTCACCTGTCGCCCCGGAGTAACGGTTTTAACGTGATGAGATCACAGCTGTGTAGAACAAAGCCCAGCTCTGAGCTGGCTCAGTTATTGAAACAGAACAAAGCTGCCTTAGGCTCCAGATTAGAGGAGAGGacaatgtttgaaatcacagactcaaaggtcacatctcctcctcctctctcctcctctctcctcctctctcctcctctcacccttaaaggtcacatctcctcctcctctctcctcctctctcctcctctctcctcctctcacccttaaaggtcacatctcctcctcctctctcctcctctcacccttaaaggtcacatattctcctcctcctcttcagtttaaataattctcagagctcctcaaaacatgtgtgtgaagtttcttgttctaaatccactctgatcctgtatttgatcatgtctataaacccctctatttcagccctgctcagaacaggctgtttctgtgtctgtacctttaaatatgtaaatgagctgtgtctgaccacgccccctctctggaagggctcgggtgtcttggtctttctcgctccatgtcctattgtttacggtgagaaggcagactcagagggcagaacaaacacctagctgtgggagtgtcacccacctgggggaggggctactgccctttgtgatgtcatgaagggaaaatctccaaacggcctgtttgagcacacattttctgaaaagtggagcaggcagaagacggagaggatggacttttctcatcattggggggtttgtagacggactagagacacatgttagagttagaggaacatggagaagaggattttaaatatgtaaccTTTAACCTCAAATGAGTagtttgtgatttatttatttgttattctgAAATGCGTTACCTCTTTCCCGTTGTTGTTGTGCCAGagatcagtttaaataattaaaggccTGCCTGGTATCgacgcctgtcccaaataaagacagacatttCATAAACTAAAGTAAATAATCGCCTGGGTGATTCATCAAAGTCTTACAGTATGCCGTCTCTTTGTTTCCCGTTTATTCTCTTGATTTCTTCCTCGCTGATTGGTCTCTTTAGGGGCGTGTACTTGGCGACGGTTTTCTAccacaaagaaaacatcctgTTGACAGCTGAAGATCAGATTCCTCTGGTGGACATCCAGTGCTGCTCCACCTCCATCACGCAGGACTTTGCCTGGTTTGCAAAGGTGAGCTCAACATGTAGCACCAGGTGTGATTCTACAAAGGTGATGGACTTTGTGTGGATTTCTTTCTAAACCTCTGAGtccttcatcttcttcctctcgTCTTCTAGTTGTCCTGTGCATGGCAGCAGGTTCCCTGGCTGCAGCAGGCTCTGTCCTCGGCTCAttcctcaccctcctccctccttcagaACAGGCACAACATTTTACGAGCCGTCTCACAGCTGCAGGTAGGAACTTATGAGAGGGTAACATGTTCTCTGTTGGACAAGCTACATCAATATATGCTAACGTGGGGCCCTGTATTTAACCTGGGGAAACAGTGTGTgcactattattttattttgtttattttagttttttgctttgtttgtctttgtctgtttctctcacGTTGTTGATGTTAAGTTCATGATTCTATGTACGATTTGGgaaattggatttttttgtgattccatgtttaaaaaccaataaaaatgttgaatacaaaaaacaaaaagaatcttACGCCGCACGATAAGAggaaataaattgtgttttccaTCCTGTCTCCGCCTCTCAGTCTTCTCTGGGAACGATGGACCTGGGCCAGGTCTACTACGAACCCCTGAAAGACCGGCAGGGAAACGTCTTACTGGTGACTCTGAGGGAGTTCCCCCACCCTCCCAGGTGACTTAAGTCTCACCTTGCGGCTGCTCACAGACGTGTTTATAACCCGACATCAAGCTAACGTGCACAAAGCTGCTTCCATCAATGCTGAAATCCGAGCGACTCTTTCATTTGTGTTCCCGTCTCGTCTCCTTTCAGCCCTCCTGACCCCCCGCTGCACTGGTTACCTCTGGCCCGCCTGGAAAAGAACCGCAGCAGAACTCCCCTGCTGCCCGAGCCCACCGCCATGGACCAGCTGTACGAGCAGCTGAAGGTGAGCCCGGCTTTCTGTTTcttcaaaaagagagagagtaagttCTGAACTCAGCGGCGTTCTCCCTCTGCTCGCCAGGAGAAACTGTCCCTCCACCGCCACAGCACTCAGTGGGCTCAGCCCGGCCTGTACGTGGGCATCCTCAAACTGTGCAGCTCAGTGGAGCAGATCCGAGTCCTGGTGCCGCGGAGGTTACCCAACCTGCTGTGCCACACACGGGTCCGACACAACGCCCACGTGTCCAGGTAACCGAGGTCATCAGAGgcggagtcagtagaaatgtttgtaaacattcatcTACAGACCAACGTCTGCCTGTGCATGTTCAGCTTTttacagctttgtttttgttcactgtgtgacagagaggagtggGAGTGGCTTCAGAGTCATGTTTACACAACAACCAATGACAGCGCTCAGAACCTGCAGAGCGGCGAGGACGAGGGCTCCAAGGAGAGTGGCGTGTTGGCCGAGTTCATCATGTCTCTGAGAGCTGCCGTCGCACATCTGCTGACCAAGCTCAACATCCCCCTCTACAGGGTAATGCTGGTCAAACAGCCTGctttaagccccgcctccaGACTTTTTATATAACATGTattcatgtctctgtgtgtgtgtgtgtctgtgtgtgtgtgtgtgtctgtgtgtgtgtgtgtgtgtgtgtctgtgtgtgtgtgtgtctgtgtgtgtgtgtgtgtgtgtgtgtgtctgtgtgtgtgtgtgtgtgtgtgtgtgtgtgtgtgtgtctgtgtgtgtgtgtgtgtgtctgtgtgtgtgtgtgtctgtgtgtgtgtgtgtgtgtgtgtgtgtgtctctgtgtgtgtgtgtgtctgtgtgtgtgtatgtctgtgtgtgtgtgtgtgtgtgtgtgtgtgtgtgtgtgtgtgtgtctgtgtgtgtgtgtgtgtgtctgtgtgtctgtgtgtgtgtctgtgtgtgtctgtgtgtgtgtgtgtgtgtgtgtctgtgtgtgtgtgtgtgtgtgtgtgtgtgtgtctgtgtgtgtgtgtgtgtgtgtgtgtgtgtgagtgtctgtgtgtgtctgtgtgtgtgtgtgtgtgtgtctgtgtgtgtgtgtgtctctgtgtgtgtgtgtgtgtgtgtgtgtgtgtgtgtgtgtgtgtgtctgtgtgtgtgtgtgtgtgtgtgtgtgtgtgtgtgtgtctgtgtgtgtgtgtgtgtgtgtgtgtgtgtgtgtctgtgtgtctgtgtgtgtgtgtctctgtgtgtgtgtgtctgtgtgtgtgtgtgtgtgtgtgtgtgtgtgtgtgtctatgtgtgtgtgtgtgtgtctgtgtgtctgtgtgtgtgtgtgtgtgtgtgtgtgtgtctgtgtctgtgtgtgtgtgtgtctgtgtgtgtgtgtgtgtgtgtatgtgtgtctgtgtgtgtgtgtgtgtgtgtctgtgtgtgtgtgtgtgtgtgtgtctgtgtgtgtgtgtgtgtctctgtgtctctgtgtgtgtgtctgtgtgtgtgtctgtgtgtgtctgtgtgtctctgtgtgtgtgtgtgtgtgtgtgtgtgtctatgtgtgtgtgtgtctgtgtgtctgtgtgtgtgtgtgtgtgtgtgtgtgtgtgtgtgtgtctgtgtgtgtgtgtctctgtgtgtgtgtgtgtgtgtgtgtgtgtctctgtgtgtgtgtgtgtgtgtgtgtgtgtgtgtgtgtgtgtctctgtgtgtgtgtgtgtgtgtgtgtgtgtgtctctgtgtgtgtgtgtgtgtctctgtgtgtgtgtgtctctgtgtgtgtgtgtgtgtgtgtgtctctgtgtgtgtgtgtgtgtctctgtgtgtgtgtgtctgtgtgtgtgtgtgtgtgtgtgtgtgtgtatgtgtctctgtgtgtgtgtgtgtgtgtgtgtgtctctgtgtgtgtgtgtgtgtgtgtgtgtgtctgtgtgtgtgtgtgtgtgtgtgtgtgtgtgtgtctctgtgtgtgtgtgtgtgtgtgtgtgtgtgtgtgtgtgtgtctctgtgtgtgtgtgtgtgtgtgtgtgtgtgtgtctgtgtgtgtgtgtgtgtgtgtgtgtgtgtgtgtgtctctgtgtgtgtgtgtgtctctgtgtgtgtgtgtgtgtgtgtctctgtgtgtgtgtgtgtgtgtgtgtgtgtgtgtgtgtgtgtgtgtgtctctgtgtctctgtgtgtgtgtgtgtgtgtgtgtctctgtgtgtgtgtgtgtgtgtgtctctgtgtgtgtgtgtgtgtgtgtgtgtgtgtgtgtgtgtgtgtgtgtgtgtgtgtgtgtgtgtgtctctgtgtctctgtgtgtgtgtgtgtgtgtgtgtgtgtgtgtgtctctctgtgtgtgtgtgtgtgtgtgtgtgtgtgtctctgtgtctctgtgtgtgtgtgtgtgtgtgtgtgtgtgtgtctctgtgtgtgtgtgtgtgtgtgtgtgtgtgtgtgtctgtgtgtgtgtgtgtgtgtgtctgtgtgtgtgtgcgtgtgtctctgtgtgtgtgtgtgtgtgtctctgtgtgtgtgtgtgtgtgtgtctctgtgtgtgtgtgtgtgtgtgtgtgtctctgtgtctctgtgtgtgtgtgtgtgtgtgtgtgtgtgtgtctctgtgtgtgtgtgtgtgtgtgtctctgtgtgtgtgtgtgtgtgtgtgtgtctctgtgtgtgtgtgtgtgtgtgtgtgtgtgtgtctgtgtgtgtgtgtgtgtgtgtctctgtgtgtgtgtgtgtgtgtgtctctgtgtgtgtgtgtgtgtgtgtgtgtgtgtgtgtctctgtgtgtgtgtgtgtgtgtgtgtgtgtgtgtgtgtgtgtctctgtgtgtgtgtgtgtgtgtgtgtgtctctgtgtgtgtctctgtgtatgtgtgtgtgtgtgtgtgtgtgtgtgtctctgtgtgtgtgtgtgtgtgtgtgtaacaggccTATCAGTATGGAGTGTATACTCGGGAGCTGCTTCAGTTTGGAGACAAAGTgtccatgctgctgctgcttcctcccAGTGAGGACTTCAGCTCCAGTTACTGGCCTCTGCTGGGGACCAAAGAGACCGGGCTCACCATGCCGCTGCAGATCTTTGAGCTGGGTGGGTGCACACGTCCTAAAGACACAACTCTGTGAGTGTGAGAAAGTGTTctgagtctgtctctctctccagttcaCTTCTGGACGTACGAGCAGGACTTTGTCACTCAGTACTGTCAGGCGTGGGTCCGGCTGGAGCTCGACACACACCTCGCCCAGCAGGCTCTAAGGGAGGCGCTGGACACCAAGGAGGTGCAGGAGGCCCGAGAGCGCCTCAACCACGTTACAGAGTTCACCCAGGTAAGACGACACGGGGCGGGGGGGacagagtctgcagcagctgctcgaaaaacatccaaacatccaaaacacGACTCCAAATCCACATCAACTCCACCGCTGCTAATGTCCAGAACATGAGTCCCAATGTTGACAAAATCTCATGCATAAATCCAGATGTAGCAACAATGAATCCAGATGTAGCAACAATGAATCCAGATGTAGCAACAATGAATCCAGATGTAGCAACAATGAATCCAGATGTAGCAACAATGAATCCAGATGTAGCAACAATGAATCCAGATGTAGCAACAATGAATCCAGATGTTGCCAATGTCAATGACAACTCCAAACATTGCCAACATCAAACGCATCATTTCCCCCGTTGCCAAAGTCCAACACATGAATCCCAACTTGTCACATTCTCGCCCCATAAACACGacctctctgtttttgttgccgtggtttcAAACTCTGACATCACGACCACGCTGTGTTGACCGTGTCCACTTCTGTATCTGCAGCGTTTGGACGCTCTGTGGAGGGACGCCCGCTGGATTATGGACTGTCTGCAGTGCGTGCGGTCCAGGCAGTGGGTGGGGGCGGTGCCTCTGGGCCTGGTGATGGGAGGAGACCCGCCTGCTCGTCCTGatggcgaggaggaggaggacagttTGACTGCCAGACTGACGTGGCCTCATCGGACTCAAGCACAGAGAGCTGTTTCAGGTACGATGATGAGGGGGGAGAACAGCCGTTTATATGACTCACtgtttacaattctacaattcacttagcagactcttttctccaaagcgacgtacatcagagagtaagaacaacacaagcaaggatctagaaaaaagggaacaatgtcagtaagagcaaacgatcagctttgagtctgattggacacacaggtgctgacaggaagtgaccagaggcaaagcacaacattgagggcagttcttgagagctctaatcagtatagaaaccatcttataagtcgtcattatcaaacaaaaaccatcgtcattaccatcatcatcatcaataatatggagaccatcatcattaagttagtaggtattcatgaaagagctgggtctttagctttttcttaaaggtgcagagcgactctgttttgtttttgaacagaGAAAGTCTTCTTGGATTTTAATAAAAGCTGTTgagtttatatttttgttcagTGAATTAATTTCTTCTGTTTCAGAGAGTTCAGTCAGCAGTACTCCCCCAAATGTCGTCACCACTGAGGTCTCCGCCCCCACAGGAATCACGGGGGTCCCTGAAGAGTCGGCGCTGGTGCTGGAGGGCGTTGCAAAGGGGGGGTATCCTGTAGACATCGCCGCTCAGTCCACCGTCGACCTGACGAGCATCGGGCAGTCAGAGTTAGGCTGCGCGAGTGCGTTGATCGAGTCCGGCCTCGAGCCTGCTGCTGTCGCTCAGTTAGACGTGGGTTACACGGTTTTGGAGACTCAGGCGTCGTTCAGTGAGGACGACGACTTTCCTCCCAGCATCACGGAGGTGATCCGGCCGATGGAGATGGCCGAGCTGGTCGACATTCTGCCCACGTTGAGTCTTATTGAAGAGGAGACCCTGAGCGGGCCGACCACGCCCTCAGTGATGGACATGTTAGAGAGCTTTGGGCTGGGCATCGGAGAGAACGACGCCTTCTTCAACCTCGGCGAGTCAAACGAGATGAATGGCGCCAAGGATCCGGACTGTAACGGCAGCAGCACACGCTGTGAGAACACGGTGTGCAAAGAACCAGATCTGTCTGCGTCTCCGACCGTCGACACACACCCACCGACCGTCGACACACACCCACCGACCGTCGACACACACCCACCGACCGTCGACACACACCCACCGACCATCGACACACACCCACCGACCGTCAACACACACCCACCGACCATCGACACACACCCACCGACCGTCAACACACACCCACCGACCATCGACACACACCCACCGACCATCGACACACACCCACCGACCGTCAACACACACCCACCGACCATCAACTCGACCCGTGCTGACGTTGTAACCTGGGATCATCTTTCTGAGGACACAGAGACCGGGCTCGCTCCAAACCAGGCGGCGAGCTTTCCGCTGAGGAACCAGGTGGCGTGGGACAAACCCTCCAACAGCTCGTCCTGATGTCTGCTAAAGAACCCGCCCACTGTTTATGAGTCATCAT from Labrus mixtus chromosome 20, fLabMix1.1, whole genome shotgun sequence carries:
- the LOC132995608 gene encoding ankyrin repeat and fibronectin type-III domain-containing protein 1-like; amino-acid sequence: MSVSTRNPLQRRRSLGPVSPKRIYRNLSVRLRGGESSVAGETNTPKHLSKSADAYMSLWEAVENEDTLAVQSLLSRDHTGCGGGGRSMWERGERKSKDWEREREKGVNRVSDQGLVPLDVAALTHNYPLLHVLTKAGARHNPVLCRPVEWELKLDALVTLASKRVEEKKDLLRMVGAGPQMQADVHRHIRLWSLRLQLYCRMKENFQNTELPGPPSHVSIVVTSSSSLFLVIKEPEGNTMGLITRYRVEWSSSASFKRILGSAQVAETKNPSHSVKGLTAGVHYFVRVSAFNVKGWGPPQCSTPLSAAPSSWRECVGVKSQLRNHEGLVRKLLEDAREQNYRGFCIETSKPQSPSKRLSVSRGIKQLFQSATKFVRLLQRGVYLATVFYHKENILLTAEDQIPLVDIQCCSTSITQDFAWFAKLSCAWQQVPWLQQALSSAHSSPSSLLQNRHNILRAVSQLQSSLGTMDLGQVYYEPLKDRQGNVLLVTLREFPHPPSPPDPPLHWLPLARLEKNRSRTPLLPEPTAMDQLYEQLKEKLSLHRHSTQWAQPGLYVGILKLCSSVEQIRVLVPRRLPNLLCHTRVRHNAHVSREEWEWLQSHVYTTTNDSAQNLQSGEDEGSKESGVLAEFIMSLRAAVAHLLTKLNIPLYRAYQYGVYTRELLQFGDKVSMLLLLPPSEDFSSSYWPLLGTKETGLTMPLQIFELVHFWTYEQDFVTQYCQAWVRLELDTHLAQQALREALDTKEVQEARERLNHVTEFTQRLDALWRDARWIMDCLQCVRSRQWVGAVPLGLVMGGDPPARPDGEEEEDSLTARLTWPHRTQAQRAVSESSVSSTPPNVVTTEVSAPTGITGVPEESALVLEGVAKGGYPVDIAAQSTVDLTSIGQSELGCASALIESGLEPAAVAQLDVGYTVLETQASFSEDDDFPPSITEVIRPMEMAELVDILPTLSLIEEETLSGPTTPSVMDMLESFGLGIGENDAFFNLGESNEMNGAKDPDCNGSSTRCENTVCKEPDLSASPTVDTHPPTVDTHPPTVDTHPPTVDTHPPTIDTHPPTVNTHPPTIDTHPPTVNTHPPTIDTHPPTIDTHPPTVNTHPPTINSTRADVVTWDHLSEDTETGLAPNQAASFPLRNQVAWDKPSNSSS